A part of Pseudobacteroides sp. genomic DNA contains:
- a CDS encoding HAD family hydrolase, whose amino-acid sequence MKLYISDMDGTLLNKDKEISSFSKDVINALISKGGYFSIASARTAATALKILEGINLNVPISLMNGVVIYNTSKAEYEKVEELGHETSKKIISILTNCRVNGLMYTISENRLNTYYECLSSKILRDFVDERIKKYNKSFERVQSLLDKINKINKIIYFTLLDEYEPLVKVQDQLQDLAGIETSLYHDVYSEKTYLLEIYSSNASKYNAVKYLREKYYFDQVIGFGDNYNDIPMLKACSQFYAVDNAVGELKELATGVIGDNNSDGVARFIKLNEDK is encoded by the coding sequence ATGAAGCTTTATATTTCTGATATGGATGGAACTTTATTAAACAAGGATAAGGAAATAAGCAGTTTTTCAAAAGATGTTATAAATGCTCTTATTTCAAAGGGGGGGTACTTTTCTATTGCATCTGCAAGGACTGCTGCTACTGCACTGAAGATATTGGAAGGAATAAATCTCAATGTTCCCATTTCATTAATGAATGGTGTTGTCATATATAACACTTCAAAGGCTGAGTATGAAAAAGTTGAGGAGTTAGGCCATGAAACATCTAAAAAAATCATAAGTATTCTCACAAACTGCAGAGTAAACGGCCTCATGTATACAATATCGGAGAACAGGTTGAATACCTATTATGAGTGCTTGTCCTCTAAAATTTTGCGGGATTTTGTTGATGAGAGGATAAAAAAATACAATAAATCATTCGAAAGGGTCCAAAGTCTTTTAGATAAAATCAATAAAATCAATAAGATCATTTACTTTACACTTTTAGATGAGTATGAACCGCTTGTAAAAGTTCAGGACCAACTACAAGACTTAGCCGGTATCGAGACTTCACTCTATCATGACGTGTATTCAGAAAAAACATATTTACTTGAAATCTATAGCAGTAATGCCTCGAAGTATAATGCGGTAAAGTACCTAAGAGAAAAATATTATTTTGACCAGGTTATCGGCTTTGGTGACAATTATAACGACATTCCGATGCTTAAAGCCTGCAGCCAGTTTTATGCAGTGGACAATGCGGTTGGAGAACTTAAGGAACTGGCTACAGGAGTTATTGGCGATAATAATTCCGATGGAGTTGCAAGGTTTATCAAATTAAATGAGGACAAATAA
- a CDS encoding glycoside hydrolase family 9 protein, whose translation MKRFFYSIMVFILVFTTFPAIPASAAATFNYGEALQKSILFYEQQRSGFLSKSDIPTRVLWRGDAQTADGQDVGLDLTGGWVDAGDNMKYNITNAAAATFLAWGAIEYRQAYEKSGQLKWLINQLKWINDFFIKCHPEPNVFYGQIGMTKSDHDNWIPIESSQFVTDRKAIRLDPENPATDLVLEVAAAMAASSMVFRPTDPTYANTLLTHAEQLFAFGDKYRGTYFDTIKKIDAATPYQSWSGISDELVWGPAWIYKAKEAKETGSGSSYLAKAEANYSGLGNEKDQKVHKYKWTHNYDDATFGCYVLMSQLKPGNADYKADVERWLNWWTIGGSEYGADGTKVKYTPGGHARLDEWGSFRYAANTSLLAFIYSDKLSDTAKKARYHDFAVEQINYILGQNPRNASYIVGFGTNSPQHPHHRSAHGAWGRKDDTPSDHRHILYGALVGSPTSDDKFNDSITDYVANEVAVDYNAGITGALARMYQEFGGTPMPDSSFPLPDKVHEPKDEWPVFVKTYWQGQGGMQLSFTVENRSCWPSRPSDKLRIKYFFTLDAADPGDITTSLGSSTMGPKITPKISGPTLWDASKKVYYVTVDLTGEMIYPGYMWSFGGPEVILNINSKSNNWLSSNDWSFQNWDAAYISGDRKFAPNIPMYEVNTKLQGNEPSGGPSNTPIPSVTPTKSSTGHKVSGYIAPDFTAVQPALSIVKSGFTVKIGGLDVKTDSAGYFEIDNVPAFPTGTSIKIIKPGFLSMEKTITIASDKKLSSETSPLLMWAGDITRNGNQDGAINMSDIIELAKGFGSVKGDLKYSLEYDFNQDNSVNMNDVIIIAKHFNAISSDYPEINQP comes from the coding sequence ATGAAAAGATTTTTTTATTCTATTATGGTATTCATCTTAGTTTTCACAACGTTCCCAGCCATACCTGCATCTGCGGCGGCCACATTTAACTATGGCGAAGCCCTGCAAAAGTCCATACTGTTTTATGAGCAGCAGCGTTCAGGCTTTCTTTCCAAGTCGGATATTCCTACCAGGGTTCTGTGGAGAGGCGACGCCCAGACAGCCGATGGACAGGATGTTGGTCTTGATCTTACAGGAGGATGGGTAGATGCCGGTGACAACATGAAGTACAATATCACCAATGCAGCGGCTGCGACCTTTCTGGCATGGGGTGCAATAGAATACAGACAGGCATACGAAAAAAGCGGACAGCTCAAATGGCTTATAAACCAGCTTAAATGGATCAACGATTTCTTTATTAAATGCCATCCTGAGCCCAATGTTTTCTATGGGCAGATCGGAATGACCAAATCCGATCACGATAATTGGATACCTATAGAGTCAAGTCAATTTGTGACTGACCGAAAAGCTATCAGGCTGGACCCGGAAAACCCTGCTACTGATTTGGTATTGGAGGTAGCTGCAGCAATGGCTGCATCTTCAATGGTTTTCCGTCCCACAGACCCAACATACGCTAATACATTGCTTACCCATGCAGAACAGCTTTTTGCATTTGGTGATAAGTACAGAGGTACATATTTTGATACAATTAAAAAAATTGATGCAGCTACACCGTACCAATCCTGGAGCGGTATAAGTGATGAGCTTGTTTGGGGACCAGCATGGATATACAAGGCTAAGGAGGCTAAGGAAACCGGAAGCGGTTCATCATATCTTGCTAAAGCTGAAGCCAATTATTCAGGACTTGGCAATGAAAAGGATCAGAAGGTTCATAAATATAAATGGACCCATAACTATGACGATGCAACCTTTGGATGTTATGTCCTCATGTCTCAGCTTAAACCAGGAAATGCCGATTATAAGGCCGATGTTGAAAGGTGGCTCAATTGGTGGACAATTGGTGGTTCAGAATATGGTGCAGATGGGACAAAGGTAAAATATACACCGGGAGGCCATGCTAGGCTTGATGAGTGGGGATCATTCCGTTATGCTGCAAACACCTCCCTGTTGGCCTTTATTTACTCGGATAAACTTTCCGACACCGCAAAAAAAGCACGCTACCACGACTTTGCTGTGGAACAAATCAATTATATCCTTGGCCAAAATCCCAGAAACGCCAGCTATATAGTCGGGTTCGGCACAAATTCTCCCCAGCATCCCCATCACAGAAGTGCTCATGGTGCATGGGGGCGTAAGGACGATACTCCTTCAGATCACCGCCATATACTTTATGGTGCTTTAGTGGGAAGCCCAACTTCCGATGACAAGTTTAACGATTCCATAACAGACTACGTTGCTAATGAGGTGGCGGTAGATTACAACGCAGGTATTACAGGTGCACTTGCAAGAATGTATCAGGAGTTTGGAGGTACGCCTATGCCTGACAGCAGCTTTCCCCTCCCTGACAAGGTTCATGAACCTAAAGATGAATGGCCCGTCTTCGTAAAAACCTACTGGCAGGGCCAGGGAGGCATGCAGCTTTCATTCACTGTGGAAAACCGTTCCTGCTGGCCTTCCCGCCCAAGTGATAAATTAAGGATTAAATATTTCTTTACTTTAGATGCTGCAGACCCTGGTGATATTACTACTTCGCTTGGTTCGAGCACAATGGGCCCCAAGATAACACCTAAAATTTCCGGTCCAACCCTTTGGGATGCCTCAAAAAAGGTTTATTATGTGACCGTGGACTTAACCGGTGAGATGATTTACCCAGGCTATATGTGGAGCTTCGGAGGCCCTGAAGTGATACTCAATATAAATTCCAAATCAAACAATTGGCTTTCTTCCAATGACTGGTCCTTCCAGAATTGGGATGCAGCATACATAAGCGGTGATAGAAAATTCGCACCCAACATACCTATGTATGAAGTCAACACGAAACTGCAAGGTAACGAGCCTTCAGGTGGCCCTTCGAATACACCTATACCTTCAGTTACCCCAACCAAGTCTTCCACAGGACATAAAGTTTCAGGATATATAGCACCGGATTTTACAGCAGTACAGCCTGCTCTAAGTATTGTTAAGTCAGGCTTCACAGTTAAAATCGGAGGACTTGATGTAAAAACCGATTCAGCCGGTTACTTTGAAATAGATAATGTACCTGCATTTCCAACGGGTACATCTATAAAGATCATCAAACCCGGTTTCCTTTCAATGGAAAAAACAATTACCATAGCTTCCGACAAAAAACTGTCCTCCGAAACATCGCCTTTACTTATGTGGGCGGGTGATATAACAAGGAACGGTAATCAGGACGGTGCTATAAACATGTCGGATATAATCGAACTGGCAAAAGGCTTTGGGTCAGTTAAAGGAGATTTGAAGTACTCCTTGGAATATGACTTTAATCAGGATAATTCAGTTAATATGAATGATGTTATAATAATTGCAAAACACTTTAACGCCATATCATCCGACTATCCTGAAATTAACCAGCCTTAG
- a CDS encoding nucleotidyltransferase domain-containing protein: MHNSIPMELQQLLHSYVQMISCELGDLVHGVYIYGSVALGHFNSEKSDIDFMTFLKRDISEGELKAIKGIHEKLHSFSPYADRLEGEYINVSDIQNRNYSKEYPYFAFGKYHGVVGIKSFSLFQVKEKGLKIYGEDFNTIIDEINWNDIKNDLGKRLNEYWVKKGKNPLLLMFDGWISLIVLTLCRIYYVLERETVASKMESAEFIMQSIDEKYLVLIREALRIQYNTSKKSLFKTKTERKKVARQFVNYIITTCNDRFHLA, from the coding sequence ATGCATAATTCAATACCTATGGAATTACAACAGTTGCTCCACTCTTATGTCCAAATGATATCGTGTGAGCTTGGTGATTTGGTCCATGGAGTTTATATTTATGGCTCGGTGGCACTTGGCCACTTCAACAGTGAAAAAAGCGACATCGATTTTATGACTTTTTTAAAGAGAGATATATCTGAGGGCGAACTGAAAGCTATAAAGGGTATCCATGAGAAGCTCCATTCCTTTAGCCCTTATGCAGATAGACTTGAGGGAGAATATATAAATGTTTCGGATATACAAAACCGAAACTATTCCAAAGAATATCCCTATTTTGCTTTTGGAAAATACCATGGCGTTGTGGGGATTAAATCTTTCTCACTCTTTCAAGTAAAGGAAAAAGGCCTTAAGATATACGGTGAGGATTTTAATACAATTATTGACGAGATTAACTGGAACGATATCAAAAATGACCTTGGTAAAAGACTCAATGAATACTGGGTCAAAAAAGGCAAAAATCCTCTGCTATTGATGTTTGACGGCTGGATATCATTAATTGTTCTCACCTTATGCCGTATATACTATGTGCTTGAAAGAGAAACCGTTGCATCAAAAATGGAAAGTGCAGAATTTATAATGCAGAGCATTGATGAAAAATATCTGGTGTTAATTAGAGAGGCACTTAGAATCCAGTATAATACATCAAAGAAATCGCTTTTTAAGACAAAAACAGAAAGAAAAAAAGTGGCAAGACAATTTGTAAACTATATCATAACTACCTGCAATGATAGATTCCATCTTGCTTAG
- a CDS encoding B12-binding domain-containing radical SAM protein: MKTLIVAVNSKFIHSSLAAYYLKYVCIEDVGEVKVLEYTINDHKDQVLASIYGEKAEVVAFSCYIWNYEYIKDIVTDLKALLPHTKIILGGPEVSYNPEEVMYENSGVDYIIIGEGEVVFPHLLKNIFGCKENRKQEISIDLIKGLAYRKDGKVYCDNHYNMVSELTAIPSPYTEDMLQNLGPNRILYYESSRGCPFSCSYCISSTFEGVRYFSMDKVKRDILWFINKKIRLVKFVDRTFNCNRERANEILEFIVENAGDTNFHFEVAGDLFDEKMFRILEKSPKGIIQFEIGIQTVNLESLEAICRKTNLDQLFNNVRRLLASGNIHIHVDLIAGLPKEDFESFEDSFNKVYDLKPHQLQLGFLKLLKGSRIRREAEEFQYVYKRKAPYEILGSMFLSYDEIVRLKEIEELVERYYNSGRFQKSLGYLIEGTGKTPFRFFDDLSRYWKSNGFFDRSISGRELYTILISYLRHMAYFDVARANELLKLDFLSAENTNNLPKEITRSSDPISNEEIFAFLKKDENIKKYLPHLEDVQPKNIFKQIHVESFSIDVIEKELPNHKTVILFDYTQRDKVTNLFTYHKILI, encoded by the coding sequence ATGAAAACTTTAATTGTAGCGGTTAATTCAAAATTTATTCATTCCTCCCTTGCTGCATACTATCTTAAATACGTATGCATTGAGGATGTTGGTGAAGTGAAGGTGCTTGAGTACACTATAAATGATCATAAGGACCAGGTTTTAGCTTCTATTTATGGTGAAAAAGCTGAGGTTGTGGCCTTCTCCTGCTACATATGGAATTATGAGTACATTAAAGATATAGTTACCGACTTAAAGGCACTTTTGCCTCACACTAAAATAATACTTGGAGGCCCGGAAGTATCCTACAACCCGGAAGAGGTAATGTATGAAAATAGTGGTGTAGACTACATAATAATCGGTGAGGGTGAAGTTGTATTTCCTCACCTACTAAAGAATATATTCGGATGCAAAGAAAACAGGAAACAAGAAATATCCATTGATTTAATTAAGGGACTTGCCTATAGGAAGGATGGAAAGGTTTATTGCGATAACCATTACAATATGGTAAGTGAACTTACTGCAATACCTTCTCCGTATACCGAAGATATGTTACAAAACCTGGGACCTAACAGGATTTTGTATTATGAGTCTTCAAGGGGGTGTCCTTTTTCATGTTCCTATTGTATTTCCTCAACTTTTGAGGGAGTTCGCTATTTTTCCATGGATAAGGTAAAAAGGGATATACTTTGGTTTATAAATAAAAAGATCAGACTGGTAAAGTTTGTAGACAGGACCTTTAACTGTAATAGGGAAAGGGCTAATGAAATTCTTGAGTTTATAGTTGAAAATGCCGGCGATACCAACTTTCATTTTGAGGTTGCCGGTGACTTATTTGATGAAAAGATGTTTAGAATACTTGAAAAATCCCCAAAGGGCATAATTCAGTTTGAAATAGGTATTCAGACAGTTAATCTTGAAAGTCTTGAGGCAATTTGCCGAAAAACCAACCTGGACCAACTTTTTAATAATGTCAGAAGGCTTTTGGCATCAGGCAATATCCATATACATGTTGATCTTATAGCGGGACTTCCAAAGGAAGATTTTGAGTCTTTTGAAGATTCCTTCAATAAAGTATATGATCTTAAGCCCCATCAGCTTCAACTGGGATTTCTCAAGCTTTTAAAAGGCTCCAGGATAAGAAGGGAAGCGGAAGAATTTCAGTATGTCTATAAAAGAAAGGCACCTTACGAGATTTTAGGAAGCATGTTTTTAAGCTATGATGAAATAGTAAGACTAAAAGAAATTGAAGAGCTTGTAGAAAGGTATTACAACTCAGGCAGATTTCAAAAATCCCTTGGATATTTGATAGAGGGCACAGGAAAGACTCCGTTCCGGTTCTTTGATGACCTCTCCCGATACTGGAAGTCAAACGGCTTTTTTGACAGATCAATCTCTGGAAGAGAGCTTTACACAATACTCATAAGCTATTTAAGACATATGGCATATTTTGATGTCGCAAGGGCAAATGAGCTATTAAAGCTTGATTTTTTATCTGCCGAGAATACAAATAACCTGCCAAAGGAAATTACTCGCAGCAGTGATCCAATAAGCAATGAAGAAATATTTGCGTTTTTAAAAAAGGATGAAAACATAAAGAAATATTTACCCCATTTAGAAGATGTGCAGCCTAAAAATATTTTTAAACAAATCCATGTTGAGTCTTTTTCCATTGATGTAATAGAAAAAGAGCTTCCAAATCATAAAACTGTAATTCTTTTCGACTACACCCAAAGAGATAAGGTTACAAATCTTTTTACATACCATAAAATTCTCATTTAG
- the spoIIIAD gene encoding stage III sporulation protein AD: MEIIQIVGLGIIATVFIVLLKSLRPEIAMLVSIITGVAIFIIVAGKLSSIVGVLNGIADRAGVDMAYLSTLLKIIGIAYIVEFGAEICKDAGESAIASKIELAGKVAIIFLAVPIITALLDLIIKVMP; encoded by the coding sequence GTGGAAATAATACAAATAGTTGGGCTGGGGATAATCGCTACTGTATTTATCGTATTGCTCAAATCCCTAAGACCGGAGATTGCCATGCTTGTAAGCATAATCACAGGTGTTGCCATTTTTATAATTGTAGCAGGGAAGCTTTCAAGTATAGTAGGGGTATTAAACGGCATCGCAGACAGAGCAGGGGTAGATATGGCTTATTTATCTACATTGCTTAAAATTATAGGTATTGCCTATATTGTGGAGTTCGGTGCCGAAATCTGCAAGGATGCAGGTGAAAGTGCCATTGCATCTAAAATAGAACTGGCGGGCAAAGTGGCAATTATATTTCTTGCTGTGCCCATTATCACTGCATTATTAGATCTTATTATTAAAGTTATGCCTTGA
- the spoIIIAC gene encoding stage III sporulation protein AC — MGIDLIFRIAAIGILVSVLNAVLNKSGREEQAMMTTLAGLIVVLLMIVKEIAGLFDTVKTIFNF, encoded by the coding sequence ATGGGAATTGATTTGATTTTTAGAATAGCTGCAATTGGTATTTTAGTTTCGGTATTAAATGCGGTATTAAATAAATCAGGAAGAGAAGAACAGGCAATGATGACAACCTTAGCAGGGCTTATTGTGGTACTGCTAATGATTGTAAAGGAAATAGCGGGTCTCTTTGACACTGTTAAGACTATATTTAACTTTTAG
- the spoIIIAB gene encoding stage III sporulation protein SpoIIIAB, with protein MLFKLIGSILIMVASSFLGFYFSKECTKRPRELRELQALLQMFENEISFLSSTVTEAFSKLSKCFESSTRFFFSDTAELLRDNGSMNASDAWERAVSENIKKTALKKEDETILISFGKILGASDLEGQISNIRLTLTQLKMQEQKAEELKEKNRTMYRNLGVLGGLAVVIILF; from the coding sequence ATGCTGTTTAAATTGATAGGAAGTATATTGATTATGGTAGCATCAAGCTTTTTAGGTTTCTATTTTTCAAAAGAATGTACAAAAAGACCAAGAGAGCTAAGGGAGCTACAGGCTTTATTGCAAATGTTTGAAAACGAAATAAGCTTTCTTTCCAGTACAGTAACAGAAGCATTCTCAAAATTGTCAAAATGTTTTGAAAGCAGTACCAGGTTTTTCTTTTCAGATACGGCAGAGCTTTTAAGGGATAACGGGAGCATGAATGCTTCGGATGCTTGGGAGAGGGCTGTTAGCGAAAATATAAAAAAGACAGCCCTTAAAAAAGAGGATGAAACTATCCTTATATCATTTGGAAAAATATTGGGGGCCTCAGATCTGGAAGGACAAATAAGCAACATTAGGCTAACACTGACACAGCTTAAGATGCAGGAACAAAAAGCAGAGGAATTAAAAGAAAAAAACAGGACTATGTACAGGAATCTAGGGGTACTTGGAGGACTCGCAGTAGTAATAATCTTGTTTTAA
- the spoIIIAA gene encoding stage III sporulation protein AA, with translation MATEEEAMRKEKDFYNVLREEIFNFLPLDIRNLLLKIHPKELSTIEEIRLRAGKPLMLESYSGDWFVNKNGGLEKRYTNERMVFQHEIIKALELMSQNSIYAFLEDIKNGYITLRGGHRVGISGRTVVEGGTIKNIKDISGLNIRVSKEVRGCSQNLMKYIVKNEKDIYSTLLVSPPQCGKTTMLRDIARNLSDGFKSSGFYGIKVGVVDERSEIASCHKGIAQNDIGVRTDVLDGCPKAVGMAMMLRSMSPKVIITDEIGNTGDFEAVMQVINAGTRIIASAHGYNISELKTRKEVLGLIEQKAFERYIVLDNSEGPGTIKEVIDGTTMKGVLLKHIS, from the coding sequence TTGGCTACTGAAGAAGAGGCAATGAGGAAAGAAAAAGATTTTTATAATGTACTTAGAGAAGAGATATTTAACTTTTTGCCCTTGGATATTAGAAATCTTTTACTGAAAATTCATCCTAAAGAATTGAGCACTATAGAAGAGATAAGGCTGAGGGCAGGTAAACCATTGATGCTGGAAAGCTATAGCGGCGATTGGTTCGTAAATAAAAACGGCGGGCTTGAAAAACGTTATACAAATGAGAGAATGGTTTTCCAGCATGAAATCATAAAAGCATTGGAGCTTATGAGTCAGAATTCCATTTATGCGTTCTTGGAAGATATTAAAAACGGATATATAACCTTAAGAGGGGGACATAGGGTTGGTATAAGTGGCAGGACTGTGGTTGAAGGGGGAACAATAAAGAATATAAAGGATATATCCGGACTTAATATCAGGGTTTCGAAGGAGGTAAGAGGGTGTTCTCAAAACCTTATGAAATATATAGTAAAAAATGAGAAAGATATATACAGCACCCTTCTCGTATCTCCCCCCCAATGTGGTAAAACCACAATGCTTCGTGATATAGCCAGAAATTTAAGTGATGGATTTAAGAGCAGTGGATTTTATGGGATTAAGGTAGGGGTTGTGGATGAACGATCTGAAATAGCCTCATGCCATAAGGGTATAGCTCAGAACGATATTGGAGTAAGGACGGATGTTTTAGATGGATGCCCTAAAGCTGTAGGTATGGCCATGATGCTCAGATCAATGTCACCTAAGGTAATTATAACTGATGAAATTGGTAATACAGGAGACTTCGAGGCGGTTATGCAGGTTATTAATGCAGGTACCAGAATTATTGCCTCTGCACATGGGTATAACATTTCAGAATTGAAAACAAGGAAAGAGGTTCTAGGATTGATCGAGCAGAAGGCCTTTGAAAGGTATATAGTGCTTGATAATTCTGAGGGGCCCGGTACTATAAAAGAGGTTATAGATGGGACTACTATGAAAGGAGTACTGCTAAAACACATAAGCTAA
- a CDS encoding CD1247 N-terminal domain-containing protein, producing the protein MSYLNERVAYLRGLAEGLNISETTNEGKLLKAMLEVMDDMAVSIEELEESFDDISEQVDEMDEDLACISKELFDDEDSCDGHVHEVECPYCNEVFELDPYELDEDSDEIECPNCNKKIEIDWACECECEDCSEDEQH; encoded by the coding sequence ATGAGTTATTTAAATGAAAGGGTTGCTTACTTGAGAGGACTTGCAGAAGGTCTCAATATAAGTGAAACCACTAACGAAGGAAAACTGTTAAAGGCAATGCTTGAAGTTATGGATGATATGGCAGTTTCCATTGAAGAATTGGAAGAGTCCTTTGATGACATTTCCGAGCAGGTTGATGAAATGGATGAAGATCTCGCATGCATTTCTAAAGAATTATTCGATGATGAGGATTCATGCGATGGACATGTTCATGAAGTTGAGTGTCCATATTGTAATGAAGTATTTGAATTGGATCCATATGAATTGGACGAAGACAGTGATGAAATTGAGTGCCCCAATTGCAATAAAAAAATTGAGATTGATTGGGCATGCGAGTGTGAATGTGAAGATTGCAGCGAGGACGAACAGCACTAG
- the efp gene encoding elongation factor P — MITAGDFRNGATFELDGNIFQVVEFQHVKPGKGAAFVRTRLKNIITGATVERTFNPTDKMPKAHIERKDMQYLYNDGDLYYFMDVETFEQMPLNEGSIGDSLKFVKENEVVKILSHKGNVFGIEPPTFVELEIIETEPGFKGDTATGASKPATVETGAVIKVPLFVNQGDRIRIDTRTGEYMERA; from the coding sequence ATGATAACAGCAGGAGATTTTAGAAACGGTGCAACCTTTGAGTTGGACGGGAATATATTTCAGGTGGTTGAATTCCAGCATGTAAAGCCCGGAAAAGGAGCAGCGTTCGTAAGGACTAGATTGAAAAATATAATTACCGGTGCTACTGTTGAGAGAACATTTAATCCGACAGATAAAATGCCAAAAGCTCATATAGAGAGGAAGGACATGCAGTACCTATATAATGATGGGGATCTGTATTATTTTATGGATGTTGAGACTTTTGAGCAAATGCCGTTAAATGAGGGTTCCATAGGAGATTCTCTCAAATTTGTTAAAGAAAATGAGGTAGTTAAAATCCTTTCACATAAAGGAAACGTTTTTGGTATTGAGCCTCCGACATTTGTTGAGCTTGAAATCATTGAAACCGAGCCTGGGTTTAAGGGTGATACTGCAACAGGAGCTTCAAAGCCTGCTACAGTTGAAACAGGTGCTGTAATAAAGGTTCCGCTTTTTGTTAACCAGGGAGACAGAATCAGAATAGATACAAGAACCGGCGAGTATATGGAAAGAGCATAA
- a CDS encoding aminopeptidase P family protein: MDNSSSVIETRLKRLREKLKLKDIEAVLINKRENYFYLSGFTGTSAYLLISMEEAYLITDFRYVEQANEQAQKYKVVEYKGNIIEALNEIINKHSIKRLGFEENYLTYQIFNEYKNSLMASDLLPFGKEIDELRFVKDQVELNVIKKAVKIADEAFSHVAKLIKPGIREIEVAAEIEYYMKKLGASGPSFDTIVASGKRAALPHGVASEKPIEMGDIITLDYGCVYNNYCSDMTRTVFLGEPNKDLVKIYEIVLKAQLEASASAFRGMKAKDIDKIARSIIAENGYGPNFGHSLGHGVGIEIHEEPRLSVKGEVVMENGMIVTIEPGIYVEGLGGVRIEDIIVINDLKPEVLTSSSKEIIIL; encoded by the coding sequence ATGGATAATTCATCAAGTGTTATTGAGACCCGATTAAAAAGATTAAGGGAAAAGCTTAAACTAAAGGATATTGAAGCAGTTCTTATAAATAAAAGAGAAAATTATTTTTACTTATCGGGATTTACAGGGACCTCCGCATACTTGTTAATTTCTATGGAGGAAGCCTATCTCATAACAGATTTCAGATATGTGGAGCAGGCTAATGAGCAGGCTCAAAAGTATAAGGTTGTTGAATACAAGGGAAATATAATTGAGGCGTTAAATGAAATAATTAATAAGCATAGTATAAAAAGGCTTGGTTTTGAGGAAAATTATCTTACTTACCAAATTTTTAACGAATATAAAAACAGCCTCATGGCAAGTGATTTATTACCATTTGGAAAAGAAATAGATGAGCTGAGGTTTGTAAAAGATCAGGTTGAGCTCAATGTAATAAAAAAAGCCGTAAAGATAGCAGATGAAGCTTTTAGCCATGTTGCAAAGCTTATCAAGCCAGGCATCAGGGAAATTGAAGTTGCAGCTGAGATTGAGTATTATATGAAGAAGCTAGGGGCATCAGGTCCGTCATTTGATACCATTGTGGCATCAGGAAAAAGAGCTGCACTGCCCCATGGAGTGGCCTCGGAAAAGCCCATTGAAATGGGTGACATAATAACCCTTGATTACGGATGTGTTTATAATAATTACTGTTCGGATATGACCAGAACTGTTTTTTTAGGAGAGCCCAATAAAGATTTGGTGAAAATATATGAAATTGTATTGAAGGCACAATTAGAAGCATCAGCTTCGGCGTTTAGGGGAATGAAAGCTAAGGATATTGATAAAATAGCAAGGAGTATAATAGCTGAAAATGGGTATGGGCCTAATTTCGGACACTCCTTAGGGCATGGCGTCGGAATTGAAATTCATGAGGAACCGAGGCTTTCTGTAAAGGGAGAAGTGGTTATGGAAAACGGAATGATTGTGACTATAGAGCCCGGAATATATGTTGAAGGATTAGGCGGAGTTCGCATTGAAGATATTATAGTAATAAATGATCTTAAACCCGAGGTTTTAACTTCATCTTCAAAGGAAATAATAATTTTGTAA
- the aroQ gene encoding type II 3-dehydroquinate dehydratase — protein sequence MKKVLILNGPNLNMLGIREKSVYGSETLQDIAQKVSEESQVLGLDFDFMQSNHEGEIIDRIHDARGKYDVIIINPGAYTHYSYAIRDAIKAVELPAIEIHLSNIHGREEFRSKSVIAPVCIGQICGFGSKSYILAMHAAKMIAE from the coding sequence ATGAAGAAAGTTTTAATTCTAAACGGTCCTAATTTGAATATGTTAGGGATAAGGGAAAAGTCGGTTTATGGGTCTGAGACACTTCAAGACATTGCACAGAAGGTGAGTGAAGAGTCACAAGTATTAGGGCTTGATTTTGACTTTATGCAGTCAAACCACGAGGGTGAGATTATAGATAGGATTCACGACGCCAGGGGCAAATATGATGTTATTATTATAAATCCTGGGGCATACACACATTACAGCTATGCAATCAGAGATGCAATAAAAGCTGTTGAGCTTCCTGCAATTGAAATACACCTTTCAAATATCCATGGCCGCGAAGAATTCAGGAGCAAATCGGTAATTGCACCGGTATGCATTGGACAGATATGCGGATTCGGAAGTAAAAGCTACATACTTGCAATGCATGCAGCAAAAATGATTGCAGAGTAA